A window from Micromonospora profundi encodes these proteins:
- a CDS encoding chromosome partitioning protein → MDKNADRAQVPGQQPVPERDIEPLWPPDPAGRGADVVPPWAAVAEKRGEPAPTPPAAVTPPVAAPPIGRPPVPGQPGATPLPPPSPSDYPSLSGAVPPPTGWGAAGPSGAGSGWAPAQPSWPPAEPTVPPVSSTPSSGSPTNADTPTGPAATHVGPPNGVTVSPTEAAGTGTPGASDAAGTSTPNATHAAGTAFGAPQPGGRGSASVPATPVTPGGVDLDQPFSLDRPPVTPTVTPEATTGPAVAGPTTPTTGEPADGPVADGKPAPQAGSGNGSDVGGNGTAVGTARPATESPWAYPPQRPANSTPSAHDEATTAIPPIPAPPVPQTPQAGGPAAGAGQTYAGQAYSGQAYPIPGQVGPAPVPPPPDPQQAGAATAPPGPFPPSPGWYPPPWQQGTAAAPPPPQSYQETDPVARVPAAGYQDATWTPETTAAPTAEDFARRRQVRPADPVATMGVRAVVNKIGLVRLSPGRHEQELKRDIEMVRRNFGGLRQVTVVNPKGGAGKTVAILLLAMTFGQKRGGYVLAWDNNETQGTLGMRAQQDFHSRTVRDMLRDLGQFQGAHGRVGDLSQYVRSQGEGMFDVLASDESATGGEMLTAAAFAEIREVVSRFYKLIFVDTGNNVRAQNWQASMDATDQLVVTMSARNDSAETAARMLDHLEQSGRQRLVRQAVTVVSMPPSRKEIDLPAIQEHFAARTRAVLLAPYERLIDSGEPIRYGGLSSATRDAWLKIAAAVAEGL, encoded by the coding sequence ATGGACAAGAACGCCGACCGGGCTCAGGTGCCCGGCCAGCAGCCGGTGCCGGAGCGGGACATCGAACCACTCTGGCCTCCGGATCCCGCCGGCCGGGGCGCGGATGTGGTGCCACCGTGGGCGGCGGTCGCCGAAAAGCGGGGCGAACCGGCTCCCACGCCGCCGGCGGCCGTTACACCGCCTGTGGCCGCGCCACCGATCGGCCGCCCACCGGTCCCGGGGCAGCCCGGGGCCACGCCCCTGCCGCCGCCGTCGCCGTCGGACTACCCGTCGCTGAGTGGCGCGGTGCCGCCGCCGACCGGCTGGGGAGCCGCCGGCCCGTCCGGCGCGGGTTCGGGCTGGGCTCCGGCGCAACCGAGTTGGCCACCGGCAGAGCCGACGGTGCCGCCCGTGTCGTCGACGCCGTCGTCGGGCTCACCGACGAACGCCGACACTCCGACGGGACCAGCAGCCACACATGTCGGCCCGCCGAACGGCGTGACCGTCAGCCCGACCGAAGCAGCGGGCACGGGCACGCCGGGTGCGAGCGACGCGGCGGGCACCAGCACGCCGAACGCGACCCACGCGGCGGGCACCGCGTTCGGGGCCCCGCAGCCCGGCGGCAGGGGTTCGGCGTCCGTTCCCGCCACGCCGGTCACGCCGGGCGGCGTCGACCTGGACCAGCCGTTCTCCCTGGACCGCCCCCCGGTGACCCCCACCGTTACGCCGGAAGCAACGACCGGACCCGCCGTCGCCGGGCCGACAACTCCCACGACAGGCGAACCGGCGGACGGTCCAGTGGCCGACGGCAAGCCGGCACCGCAGGCCGGATCAGGGAACGGTAGCGACGTCGGGGGGAACGGCACCGCCGTCGGGACGGCGCGGCCGGCCACCGAGTCGCCGTGGGCGTACCCGCCGCAGCGGCCTGCCAACTCGACCCCGTCGGCGCACGACGAGGCCACCACCGCGATACCTCCGATCCCCGCCCCGCCCGTCCCGCAGACACCACAGGCCGGTGGTCCGGCCGCCGGAGCTGGGCAGACGTACGCCGGTCAGGCCTACTCCGGTCAGGCGTACCCGATTCCCGGCCAGGTCGGCCCGGCGCCGGTCCCGCCGCCACCCGACCCGCAGCAGGCGGGCGCTGCGACTGCGCCTCCGGGCCCCTTCCCGCCGTCACCGGGCTGGTATCCGCCGCCCTGGCAGCAGGGCACGGCCGCGGCTCCACCGCCGCCGCAGTCGTACCAGGAGACCGATCCGGTGGCCAGGGTCCCGGCCGCCGGCTACCAGGACGCCACCTGGACGCCGGAGACCACTGCGGCACCGACCGCCGAGGATTTCGCCCGGCGTCGGCAGGTCCGGCCCGCCGACCCGGTGGCCACAATGGGTGTACGAGCGGTGGTCAACAAGATCGGTCTGGTTCGGCTCTCGCCGGGGCGGCACGAGCAGGAACTGAAGCGGGACATCGAGATGGTGCGCCGCAACTTCGGCGGGCTGCGGCAGGTGACGGTCGTCAACCCGAAGGGCGGCGCCGGCAAGACGGTGGCCATCCTGCTGCTCGCCATGACGTTCGGTCAGAAGCGCGGCGGGTACGTGCTGGCCTGGGACAACAACGAGACCCAGGGCACCCTCGGGATGCGGGCCCAGCAGGATTTCCACTCCCGCACGGTGCGGGACATGCTGCGTGACCTCGGGCAGTTCCAGGGCGCGCACGGGCGGGTCGGTGACCTCTCGCAGTACGTCCGTTCGCAGGGCGAGGGGATGTTCGACGTGCTCGCGTCGGACGAGTCGGCGACCGGCGGCGAGATGCTCACGGCGGCGGCGTTCGCCGAGATCCGCGAGGTGGTCAGCCGGTTCTACAAGTTGATTTTCGTGGACACCGGGAACAACGTCCGGGCGCAGAACTGGCAGGCCTCGATGGATGCCACCGACCAGCTCGTGGTCACCATGTCCGCCCGTAACGACTCGGCCGAGACCGCCGCCCGGATGCTCGACCACCTGGAGCAGAGCGGCCGGCAGCGGCTGGTCCGGCAGGCGGTGACTGTCGTGTCGATGCCGCCGTCGCGCAAGGAGATCGACCTGCCGGCCATCCAGGAGCACTTCGCGGCGCGGACCCGGGCGGTGCTGCTCGCCCCGTACGAGCGGCTCATCGACAGCGGCGAGCCGATCCGGTACGGAGGGCTGTCCTCGGCCACCCGGGACGCCTGGCTGAAGATCGCCGCCGCGGTCGCCGAAGGGCTGTAG
- a CDS encoding phage holin family protein, whose protein sequence is MGFLIRLVITAVALWVTTLIVPGVDVHGRSGSNTALTLIVVALIFGVINAVLKPVIKVVGCVFYLLTLGLFALVVNALLFLLTDRIARGLDLPFHVDGFWAAFWGAIVMTVVTWLISVIVPDSLGER, encoded by the coding sequence GTGGGCTTCCTCATCCGGCTGGTGATCACCGCTGTCGCGCTGTGGGTGACAACGCTCATCGTGCCCGGGGTCGACGTGCATGGCCGCTCGGGCAGCAACACGGCGCTGACACTGATCGTGGTGGCGCTCATCTTCGGTGTGATCAACGCGGTGCTCAAGCCGGTCATCAAGGTCGTCGGCTGCGTGTTCTACCTGCTGACCCTGGGCCTGTTCGCGCTGGTGGTCAACGCCCTGCTGTTCCTGCTCACCGACCGGATCGCCCGAGGGCTCGACCTGCCGTTCCATGTGGACGGCTTCTGGGCGGCGTTCTGGGGAGCGATCGTGATGACAGTGGTGACCTGGCTGATCAGCGTCATCGTCCCGGACAGCCTGGGTGAGCGGTGA
- a CDS encoding LPXTG cell wall anchor domain-containing protein: MLKQSTRWLAAVGAAGALVAAAATPAVGAAAAIEPYFQDATLAVGSTGTTRNLFLYADEPTALTDVSVRYDYRSLTNKITVAPDDGQKCTTPEPGVLVCAESEDVSLYELPPIGSGLYRGVTKRVRITTTDDAKVGDSGDVAVSFQAAGGRQGSYTSRVRVGEGVDLAGGPFTEHASKPGGKFTVPLAVANVGDKVVKGFAAVFDLDYSIRTRDRFSNCLYSGDHLLSCQFDEEIPVGEGLATTLDFELAKDTYAPSNQSGYAQFMTTADFEDLTHVREAAGARAATSGGGPKLTLAEAPSRMRQADQTDVGPGYDYTGWTIKTTGKNGIDLAAIGATLKGRAGDVVTATVGFRNNGPATLDAVNGDFEAPTHTAVELPPGTSAVEVPATCELQQGTRTYVCPSEMLLVAGKTYTMEFRLRIDKVIANARGAVQVNAPCECPSGGIFTGDTKPANDKAPIVVNAGPGGGAGGGGGGDDGGALPITGSPVGLLASLGGLLLVAGAGGYLLARRRSARFVA, encoded by the coding sequence ATGCTCAAGCAATCGACCCGTTGGCTGGCCGCTGTCGGCGCCGCGGGCGCGTTGGTCGCCGCGGCCGCCACCCCGGCCGTGGGCGCGGCGGCCGCGATCGAGCCTTACTTCCAGGACGCCACACTGGCCGTCGGATCGACGGGAACCACCCGCAACCTGTTCCTGTACGCCGACGAGCCGACGGCCCTCACCGACGTCTCCGTTCGGTACGACTACCGCTCCCTCACCAACAAGATCACGGTGGCGCCTGACGACGGCCAGAAGTGCACGACCCCGGAGCCGGGCGTTCTCGTCTGCGCGGAGTCCGAGGATGTCTCCCTCTACGAGTTGCCACCCATTGGCAGTGGGCTCTACCGCGGGGTGACCAAGCGGGTGCGCATCACCACGACCGACGATGCGAAGGTCGGCGACTCCGGCGACGTGGCGGTCAGCTTCCAGGCCGCCGGCGGTCGGCAGGGGAGCTACACCTCGCGCGTCCGCGTCGGGGAAGGCGTCGACCTGGCCGGCGGGCCGTTCACTGAGCACGCCTCCAAGCCGGGTGGCAAGTTCACGGTGCCACTGGCCGTGGCCAACGTGGGCGACAAGGTCGTCAAGGGGTTCGCGGCGGTCTTCGATCTCGACTACTCGATCCGCACCAGGGACCGGTTCAGCAACTGCCTCTACTCCGGCGACCACCTGCTGTCCTGCCAGTTCGACGAGGAGATCCCCGTCGGCGAGGGCCTCGCCACCACGCTCGACTTCGAGCTGGCGAAGGACACCTACGCCCCGTCCAACCAATCCGGCTACGCCCAGTTCATGACCACTGCCGACTTCGAGGACCTGACCCACGTCCGGGAAGCCGCTGGCGCCCGGGCGGCCACGAGTGGCGGCGGCCCGAAGCTGACACTGGCCGAGGCGCCCAGCAGGATGCGGCAGGCCGACCAGACCGACGTCGGCCCGGGCTACGACTACACCGGGTGGACCATCAAGACCACCGGAAAGAACGGCATCGACCTCGCGGCGATCGGCGCCACGCTCAAGGGCAGAGCCGGCGACGTCGTCACGGCAACCGTCGGCTTCCGCAACAACGGGCCGGCCACGCTCGACGCGGTGAACGGGGACTTTGAGGCCCCCACCCACACGGCCGTCGAGCTGCCGCCCGGCACCAGCGCCGTCGAGGTCCCCGCTACCTGCGAACTGCAGCAGGGCACCCGGACGTACGTGTGCCCCTCGGAGATGCTGCTGGTGGCCGGCAAGACGTACACGATGGAGTTCCGGCTGCGCATTGACAAGGTCATCGCCAACGCCCGCGGTGCGGTGCAGGTGAACGCGCCCTGCGAGTGCCCGAGCGGCGGCATCTTCACCGGCGACACGAAGCCGGCGAACGACAAGGCCCCGATCGTGGTGAACGCGGGCCCGGGCGGCGGCGCGGGCGGCGGTGGCGGTGGGGATGACGGGGGCGCGCTGCCCATCACCGGCTCTCCCGTCGGCCTGCTGGCCAGCCTCGGCGGCCTGCTGCTCGTCGCCGGCGCGGGTGGCTACCTGCTCGCCCGACGCCGCAGCGCCCGTTTCGTCGCCTGA
- the fbaA gene encoding class II fructose-bisphosphate aldolase gives MPIASPEAYAEMLDRAKAGRYAYPAINVTSSQTLNAALKGFADAESDGIIQVSTGGAEYLSGPSIKDMVTGAVAFAAYAHEVAKKYPVNIALHTDHCPKDKLDGFVRPLMGISQERVKRGEEPLFQSHMWDGSAVPVAENLEIAAQLLDEAAKGKIVLEIEVGVVGGEEDGVENAINDKLYTTVDDGLAMVEALGLGEKGRYMAALTFGNVHGVYKPGNVKLRPEILKQIQDAVGAKYGKDKPLSLVFHGGSGSLLSEIREALDYGVVKMNIDTDTQYAFTRPVADHMLRNYDGVLKIDGEVGNKKQYDPRTWGKAAEAGLAARVVEACEHLRSTGTTMAK, from the coding sequence ATGCCCATCGCTTCCCCCGAGGCTTACGCGGAGATGCTGGACCGCGCCAAGGCTGGCCGGTACGCGTACCCCGCCATCAACGTGACCTCCTCCCAGACGCTGAACGCGGCGCTCAAGGGCTTCGCCGACGCGGAGAGCGACGGCATCATCCAGGTCTCCACCGGTGGCGCCGAATACCTCTCCGGTCCTTCGATCAAGGACATGGTCACCGGCGCGGTCGCGTTCGCCGCGTACGCGCACGAGGTGGCCAAGAAGTACCCGGTCAACATCGCGCTGCACACCGACCACTGCCCGAAGGACAAGCTGGACGGGTTCGTCCGGCCGCTGATGGGCATCTCCCAGGAGCGGGTGAAGCGCGGTGAGGAGCCGCTGTTCCAGTCGCACATGTGGGACGGTTCGGCAGTGCCGGTCGCCGAGAACCTGGAGATCGCCGCCCAGCTGCTCGACGAGGCCGCCAAGGGCAAGATCGTCCTTGAGATCGAGGTCGGCGTCGTCGGTGGCGAGGAGGACGGCGTCGAGAACGCCATCAACGACAAGCTCTACACCACGGTCGATGACGGTCTGGCCATGGTCGAGGCGCTCGGCCTCGGCGAGAAGGGCCGCTACATGGCGGCGCTGACCTTCGGCAACGTGCACGGCGTCTACAAGCCGGGCAACGTCAAGCTCCGTCCGGAGATCCTGAAGCAGATCCAGGACGCCGTCGGCGCCAAGTACGGCAAGGACAAGCCCCTCAGCCTGGTCTTCCACGGTGGCTCCGGCTCCCTGCTGAGCGAGATCCGCGAGGCGCTCGACTACGGCGTGGTGAAGATGAACATCGACACCGACACCCAGTACGCCTTCACCCGGCCCGTCGCGGACCACATGCTCCGCAACTACGACGGCGTGCTGAAGATCGACGGCGAGGTCGGCAACAAGAAGCAGTACGACCCGCGTACCTGGGGCAAGGCCGCCGAGGCCGGCCTGGCGGCCCGGGTCGTCGAGGCGTGCGAGCACCTGCGCTCCACCGGCACCACGATGGCCAAGTAA
- a CDS encoding adenylosuccinate synthase: protein MPAIVLLGAQWGDEGKGKVTDLLGERVDYVVRYSGGNNAGHTVITPDGQKYALHLMPSGALSPNAMIVIGNGVVVDPKVLLAEIDGLAERGVDVSRLRISGDAHLIMPHHRALDRVVERYLGSSRIGTTGRGIGPAYGDKVARMGIRLQDLLDPGILRKKLELALREKNQMLFKVYNRKAIDLEATVEEYLEYAERLTPYIAETRSMLWDALDRGETVLLEGAQATMLDMDHGTYPFVTSSNPTAGGACVGAGIPPTAINKVIAVSKAYTTRVGSGPFPTEIFDENGQHLLKVGGEYGTTTGRERRCGWFDAVVARYACRLNGVTDLVITKLDVLTGLPKVPICVGYEINGVRVDDMPMSQTDFHHAKPVYEELDGWWEDITKARTADDLPENARRYIARVEELCNTRVSVVGVGPGREENVLLHPLLP from the coding sequence ATGCCAGCGATCGTGCTCCTCGGCGCTCAGTGGGGCGACGAGGGCAAGGGCAAGGTTACCGACCTGCTCGGTGAGCGGGTCGACTACGTCGTGCGCTACTCCGGCGGCAACAACGCAGGCCACACGGTGATCACCCCGGACGGCCAGAAGTACGCGTTGCACCTGATGCCGTCCGGTGCGCTCTCGCCGAACGCGATGATCGTCATCGGCAACGGTGTGGTGGTCGATCCGAAGGTGCTGCTCGCCGAGATCGACGGCCTGGCCGAGCGCGGCGTCGACGTGTCCCGACTGCGGATCTCGGGTGACGCGCACCTCATCATGCCGCACCACCGGGCGTTGGACCGGGTGGTCGAGCGTTACCTCGGCTCGTCCCGCATCGGCACCACCGGGCGGGGCATCGGCCCGGCGTACGGCGACAAGGTCGCCCGCATGGGCATCCGACTCCAGGACCTGCTCGACCCGGGGATCCTGCGCAAGAAGCTGGAACTCGCGCTGCGCGAGAAGAACCAGATGCTGTTCAAGGTCTACAACCGCAAGGCGATCGACCTGGAAGCCACCGTCGAGGAGTACCTGGAGTACGCGGAGCGGCTCACGCCGTACATCGCCGAGACCCGGTCGATGCTCTGGGACGCCCTGGACAGGGGCGAGACGGTGCTGCTGGAGGGCGCCCAGGCCACCATGCTGGACATGGACCACGGCACGTACCCCTTCGTGACGTCGTCCAACCCGACCGCAGGTGGCGCCTGCGTGGGCGCCGGCATCCCGCCCACCGCGATCAACAAGGTGATCGCGGTGAGCAAGGCGTACACCACCCGGGTCGGCTCCGGGCCCTTCCCGACCGAGATCTTCGACGAGAACGGCCAGCACCTGCTCAAGGTCGGCGGCGAGTACGGCACCACCACTGGCCGGGAGCGCCGGTGCGGCTGGTTCGACGCCGTGGTGGCCCGGTACGCGTGCCGCCTCAACGGCGTCACCGACCTGGTCATCACCAAGCTCGACGTGCTCACCGGGCTGCCCAAGGTGCCGATCTGCGTCGGCTATGAGATCAACGGCGTACGGGTCGACGACATGCCGATGAGCCAGACGGACTTCCACCACGCCAAGCCGGTGTACGAGGAGCTCGACGGGTGGTGGGAGGACATCACCAAGGCCCGCACCGCCGACGACCTGCCGGAGAACGCCCGCCGCTACATCGCCCGGGTGGAGGAACTCTGCAACACCAGGGTGAGCGTGGTGGGCGTGGGCCCGGGCCGAGAAGAAAACGTCCTCCTCCACCCCCTCCTGCCCTGA
- a CDS encoding LOG family protein, translating into MPTPPPADVIEPHLHANEIQTRDEFDRQLATGRLSGFTVQGLRLDLAPAPDLTGVEVTGALFVGCRFASRDVGADLVRRGANVVPPFSGLPYPTQPTHLYAPEELAAGFAEGGFAGMYDTRVYEHYRAHGGALPDVKEALGQRLHDHGVDNALADATRAWLAGHGPQSVVGIMGGHAVRRGSPAYRMAAVLGWELARADRLVVTGGGPGVMEAANLGAYLADRPAADLTAAIDLLATAPDFTDHKRYTAVALTVRQRYACLPRQRSDGTDDASWARAGGLAIPTWLYGHEPANLFAGRIAKYFSNAIREDTILRLARGGIVFAPGRAGTVQEVFQAATKTYYGTDGASGAYVFLDRDYWTRELPVEALLRPLLAASPFGDLSSTIHLTDDVREAVHLLTA; encoded by the coding sequence GTGCCGACTCCACCTCCAGCGGACGTCATCGAGCCGCATCTGCACGCCAACGAGATCCAGACCCGGGACGAGTTCGACAGGCAACTGGCCACCGGCCGCCTCAGCGGGTTCACAGTGCAGGGGCTGCGCCTCGACCTCGCCCCGGCACCCGACCTGACCGGCGTCGAGGTCACCGGCGCCCTCTTCGTGGGTTGCCGGTTCGCCTCCCGGGACGTCGGCGCCGACCTGGTCCGGCGTGGCGCGAACGTGGTCCCGCCGTTCTCCGGGTTGCCGTATCCGACCCAGCCGACGCATCTGTACGCGCCGGAGGAGTTGGCCGCCGGGTTCGCCGAAGGCGGCTTCGCCGGGATGTACGACACCCGGGTGTACGAGCACTACCGGGCGCACGGCGGCGCGCTGCCGGACGTGAAGGAGGCGCTCGGTCAGCGGCTGCACGACCACGGCGTCGACAATGCGCTCGCCGACGCCACCCGGGCCTGGCTGGCCGGGCACGGCCCGCAGTCGGTTGTGGGCATCATGGGTGGGCATGCGGTACGGCGCGGCAGTCCCGCGTACCGGATGGCGGCCGTGCTGGGTTGGGAACTGGCCCGGGCCGACCGGCTGGTGGTGACCGGCGGCGGTCCCGGCGTGATGGAGGCGGCGAACCTCGGCGCCTACCTGGCGGACCGGCCTGCGGCGGACCTGACCGCGGCGATCGACCTGCTGGCGACGGCCCCGGATTTCACCGACCACAAGCGGTACACGGCGGTGGCGTTGACGGTGCGCCAGCGATACGCGTGCCTGCCCCGGCAGCGTTCCGACGGCACCGACGACGCGAGCTGGGCGCGGGCCGGCGGGCTGGCGATCCCCACCTGGTTGTATGGGCACGAACCGGCGAACCTGTTCGCCGGGCGGATCGCCAAGTACTTCTCCAACGCGATCCGGGAGGACACCATCCTGCGGCTCGCTCGAGGCGGCATCGTCTTCGCCCCGGGGCGGGCCGGCACTGTGCAGGAGGTGTTCCAGGCGGCCACCAAGACCTACTACGGCACCGACGGTGCCAGTGGCGCGTACGTCTTCCTGGACCGCGACTACTGGACCCGCGAACTGCCGGTGGAGGCGTTGTTGCGTCCGCTGCTTGCCGCGTCCCCGTTCGGCGACCTGTCGTCGACGATCCACCTCACCGACGACGTACGTGAGGCCGTGCACCTGCTGACCGCCTGA
- a CDS encoding DUF3151 domain-containing protein translates to MQNLLPEPPATLLPADGEADAALAGAEEAGTDEAFAQVAARFPTYSAAWAELGARAFATGQVVTAYAYARTGYHRGLDQLRRSGWKGHGPVPWSHEPNRGFLRCLYVLSRAADEIGEADEAARCAQFLRDCDPAAADALASH, encoded by the coding sequence ATGCAGAACCTTTTGCCAGAGCCACCGGCCACCCTCCTACCCGCGGACGGCGAGGCCGACGCCGCCCTGGCCGGCGCCGAGGAGGCCGGCACCGACGAGGCGTTCGCCCAGGTGGCAGCCCGATTCCCGACCTACAGCGCGGCCTGGGCCGAGCTCGGTGCGCGGGCGTTCGCGACCGGCCAGGTCGTGACGGCGTACGCGTACGCCCGCACCGGCTACCACCGTGGCCTCGACCAATTGCGCCGCAGCGGCTGGAAGGGCCATGGCCCGGTGCCGTGGTCGCACGAGCCCAACCGGGGCTTCCTCCGCTGCCTGTACGTGCTGTCCCGCGCCGCCGACGAGATCGGTGAGGCCGACGAGGCGGCCCGCTGCGCCCAGTTCCTGCGCGACTGCGACCCGGCGGCGGCCGACGCGCTGGCCAGCCACTGA